The Frankiaceae bacterium genome contains a region encoding:
- the lysA gene encoding diaminopimelate decarboxylase, whose protein sequence is MLDAAVWPLTASDEGGVLAVAGVPVTDLAREHGTPLFVLDEADVRARCRAWREAFPDSDVYYAGKAFLCSAMARIVADEGLSLDVCTGGELALALRGGVPPERIGFHGNNKSYAELVAAVEAGVGRIVVDSFEEIGRVSAIAAERGVTQRVLVRATVGVEAHTHEFIATAHEDQKFGFSLASGAAAHAVGRVLDAPSLALVGVHSHIGSQIFDAAGFEVAAHRVMSLLVRIRDEHGIELPELNLGGGLGIAYVAGDDPIPPKALAQQLRTIVETECRIAGLNVPRIAVEPGRHIAGPPTITVYEVGTVKDVDGIRSYVSVDGGMSDNIRTALYGAEYTCVLASRTSTAAPVASRVVGKHCETGDIVVRDALLPADVKPGDLLAVAATGAYCRSMASNYNHVPRPAVVAVRDGEARLVVRRETEEDLLALDVAEPHDRATRARGGPG, encoded by the coding sequence GTGCTCGACGCCGCGGTCTGGCCGCTCACCGCGTCCGACGAGGGCGGGGTCCTCGCCGTCGCCGGTGTGCCGGTCACCGACCTCGCGCGGGAGCACGGCACGCCGTTGTTCGTCCTCGACGAGGCCGACGTACGAGCCCGGTGCCGGGCCTGGCGCGAGGCGTTCCCCGACAGCGACGTCTACTACGCCGGCAAGGCGTTCCTCTGCTCCGCCATGGCCCGCATCGTCGCCGACGAGGGGCTCTCGCTCGACGTCTGCACCGGCGGCGAGCTGGCGCTGGCGCTGCGCGGCGGCGTGCCGCCCGAGCGCATCGGCTTCCACGGCAACAACAAGTCGTACGCCGAGCTCGTCGCCGCGGTCGAGGCGGGCGTGGGGCGGATCGTCGTGGACTCGTTCGAGGAGATCGGCCGCGTCTCCGCCATCGCCGCCGAACGCGGTGTGACACAGCGGGTCCTCGTCCGCGCGACGGTCGGCGTCGAGGCGCACACGCACGAGTTCATCGCGACGGCGCACGAGGACCAGAAGTTCGGCTTCTCGCTGGCGTCCGGCGCGGCCGCGCACGCGGTCGGCAGGGTGCTCGACGCGCCGTCGCTCGCGCTGGTCGGCGTGCACTCGCACATCGGCTCGCAGATCTTCGACGCGGCCGGCTTCGAGGTGGCCGCGCACCGCGTCATGTCGCTGCTCGTGCGCATCCGCGACGAGCACGGCATCGAGCTGCCGGAGCTGAACCTCGGCGGCGGCCTCGGCATCGCGTACGTCGCCGGCGACGACCCCATCCCGCCTAAGGCGCTGGCCCAGCAGCTGCGCACGATCGTCGAGACCGAGTGCCGCATCGCGGGCCTGAACGTCCCGCGCATCGCCGTCGAGCCCGGACGCCACATCGCGGGCCCGCCGACGATCACGGTGTACGAGGTCGGCACCGTCAAGGACGTCGACGGCATCCGCTCGTACGTCTCGGTCGACGGCGGCATGAGCGACAACATCAGGACCGCGCTGTACGGCGCCGAGTACACCTGCGTCCTCGCCTCGCGCACGTCGACGGCCGCGCCGGTCGCGTCCCGCGTCGTCGGGAAGCACTGCGAGACAGGCGACATCGTCGTGCGCGACGCGCTGCTCCCCGCCGACGTGAAGCCGGGGGACCTGCTCGCCGTCGCGGCGACGGGCGCGTACTGCCGCTCCATGGCGAGCAACTACAACCACGTGCCTCGCCCGGCCGTCGTCGCGGTGCGCGACGGCGAGGCGCGGCTCGTCGTGCGCCGCGAGACGGAAGAGGACCTGCTCGCGCTGGACGTGGCGGAACCCCACGACCGCGCTACGCGCGCCCGCGGGGGGCCCGGATGA
- the thrC gene encoding threonine synthase, translating to MAWRGVIEEYRDRLPVDRDARVVTLLEGGTPLVPAPYLSEQTGCDVHLKVEGANPTGSFKDRGMTMAITKAVEEGSKAVICASTGNTSASAAAYAARAGLVCAVLVPQGKIALGKLAQALVHGATLLQVTGNFDECLDLARDLSKNYPVTLVNSVNPFRIEGQKTAAFEVCDALGSPPDIHCLPVGNAGNITAYWKGYREYERDGVTTSLPIMRGYQAAGSAPLVTGKPVAAPMTIATAIRIGNPASWDTAILARDESHGTIEAVTDKRILEAYRLLARREAVFVEPASAASVAGLLQSSAAGDVPRGSRVVCTVTGHGLKDPEWAISGAPAPVVIPVDPDRAAAELGLA from the coding sequence GTGGCCTGGCGCGGCGTGATCGAGGAGTACAGGGACCGGCTGCCCGTCGACCGTGACGCGCGCGTCGTCACGCTGCTCGAAGGCGGCACGCCACTGGTGCCGGCGCCGTACCTCTCCGAGCAGACGGGGTGCGACGTGCACCTCAAGGTGGAGGGCGCGAACCCGACCGGGTCGTTCAAGGACCGCGGCATGACGATGGCCATCACGAAGGCCGTCGAGGAGGGCAGCAAGGCGGTCATCTGCGCCTCGACGGGCAACACGTCGGCGAGTGCCGCGGCGTACGCCGCCCGTGCCGGCCTGGTCTGCGCCGTGCTCGTGCCGCAGGGGAAGATCGCGCTCGGCAAGCTGGCGCAGGCGCTGGTGCACGGCGCGACGCTGCTGCAGGTCACCGGCAACTTCGACGAGTGCCTCGACCTCGCGCGCGACCTCTCGAAGAACTACCCGGTGACGCTGGTCAACTCCGTCAACCCGTTCCGCATCGAGGGTCAGAAGACGGCGGCGTTCGAGGTCTGCGACGCGCTCGGCTCGCCGCCCGACATCCACTGCCTGCCGGTCGGGAACGCCGGCAACATCACGGCGTACTGGAAGGGCTATCGGGAGTACGAGCGCGACGGCGTGACGACGTCGCTGCCGATCATGCGCGGCTACCAGGCCGCGGGCTCGGCGCCGCTGGTGACCGGCAAGCCGGTGGCCGCGCCGATGACGATCGCGACGGCGATCCGCATCGGCAACCCCGCGTCATGGGACACCGCGATCCTCGCGCGCGACGAGTCGCACGGCACGATCGAGGCGGTGACCGACAAGCGCATCCTCGAGGCGTACCGGCTGCTGGCGCGGCGCGAGGCGGTGTTCGTGGAGCCCGCGTCGGCGGCGTCGGTGGCGGGGCTGCTGCAGTCGTCGGCGGCGGGTGACGTGCCGCGCGGGTCGCGGGTCGTCTGCACCGTCACGGGTCACGGCCTCAAGGACCCCGAGTGGGCGATCAGCGGCGCGCCCGCGCCGGTCGTGATCCCCGTCGACCCCGACCGCGCGGCCGCGGAGCTCGGTCTCGCTTGA
- a CDS encoding response regulator translates to MRQETEVGPVSGERVLVVDDDAVIRQLICVNLELEGFEVHTAEDGQDALDKVRHVDPTVITLDIMMPRLDGWETAAKLRNDPDTAHIKVILLSARAQEADLRRGKGIGVDEYLTKPFDPDDLVEAVRRLANT, encoded by the coding sequence GTGCGTCAGGAAACGGAGGTGGGGCCGGTGTCCGGCGAACGCGTGCTCGTCGTCGACGACGACGCCGTCATCCGCCAGCTCATCTGCGTCAACCTGGAGCTCGAGGGCTTCGAGGTGCACACCGCGGAGGACGGCCAGGACGCGCTGGACAAGGTCCGCCACGTCGACCCGACGGTCATCACGCTCGACATCATGATGCCGAGGCTCGACGGCTGGGAGACCGCCGCCAAGCTGCGCAACGACCCCGACACCGCGCACATCAAGGTGATCCTGCTCAGCGCCCGCGCGCAGGAGGCCGACCTCCGCCGCGGCAAGGGCATCGGCGTCGACGAGTACCTCACGAAGCCGTTCGACCCCGACGACCTCGTCGAGGCCGTCCGGCGGCTCGCAAACACGTAG
- the argS gene encoding arginine--tRNA ligase, translated as MTPADLASLVADAVAAEFGPDAMTGTVVVERPRQREHGDYATNVALQLAKPLGRSPRDVAALLAARLTEADGISKVDVAGPGFLNITLAGDALGALAGTIVEKGAAYGRSDAGGKRKVNLEFVSANPTGPMHVGHARWAACGDALARLLEATGHDVTREYYVNDAGAQTDRLAASLYARARGEDVPEDGYHGDYVDETAQALLAERPDVLGLPRDEALAWFKERGLAVLLGEIQATLRAFGVEFDVWTSEKALHTSGEISQAIERFRAQGRVFDEEGAIWLRTTDFGDDKDRVLVRSDGTPTYFAADCAYYLDKRLRGAEKVVIQVGADHHGYTGRMKAMVACYGDDPERDFHLLIGQMVNLTRGGEPVKMSKRAGTFVAFDDLIEAVGNDAARYSLVRSSMDSDLTLDIDLVTRHDAENPVFYVQYAHARISSVLRNAAELGIERGSTYDAALLTHEREGDLLRALGEFPRIVRSATELDAPHRVARYLEELAGVYHRFYDVCRVLPGENGPPPDLTTARLWLCEATRTVLANGLALLGVTAPERM; from the coding sequence GTGACCCCCGCCGACCTCGCGAGCCTCGTCGCGGACGCCGTCGCGGCCGAGTTCGGGCCCGACGCGATGACCGGCACGGTGGTCGTCGAGCGCCCCCGCCAGCGCGAGCACGGCGACTACGCCACCAACGTCGCGCTCCAGCTCGCCAAGCCGCTCGGGCGGTCCCCGCGCGACGTCGCCGCGCTGCTCGCCGCACGGCTCACCGAGGCAGACGGCATCAGCAAGGTCGACGTCGCGGGTCCCGGCTTCCTCAACATCACGCTCGCCGGCGACGCGCTCGGCGCGCTCGCGGGCACGATCGTCGAGAAGGGCGCGGCGTACGGACGCTCCGACGCCGGCGGCAAGCGCAAGGTCAACCTGGAGTTCGTCAGCGCCAACCCGACGGGACCGATGCACGTCGGGCACGCGCGCTGGGCGGCCTGCGGCGACGCGCTCGCGCGGCTGCTGGAGGCGACCGGCCACGACGTGACGCGCGAGTACTACGTCAACGACGCCGGCGCGCAGACCGACCGCCTCGCCGCCTCGCTGTACGCCCGCGCGCGCGGCGAGGACGTCCCCGAGGACGGCTACCACGGCGACTACGTGGACGAGACCGCGCAGGCTCTCCTCGCGGAGCGCCCCGACGTTCTCGGCCTGCCCCGGGACGAGGCGCTGGCGTGGTTCAAGGAACGCGGACTCGCGGTGCTCCTCGGCGAGATCCAGGCGACGCTGCGGGCGTTCGGCGTGGAGTTCGACGTGTGGACGTCGGAGAAGGCGCTGCACACCTCGGGCGAGATCAGCCAGGCCATCGAACGCTTCCGCGCGCAGGGCCGCGTCTTCGACGAGGAGGGCGCGATCTGGCTGCGCACCACCGACTTCGGCGACGACAAGGACAGGGTGCTCGTACGCAGCGACGGCACGCCGACGTACTTCGCCGCGGACTGCGCGTACTACCTCGACAAGCGGCTGCGCGGCGCCGAGAAGGTCGTCATCCAGGTCGGTGCCGACCACCACGGCTACACCGGCCGGATGAAGGCCATGGTCGCCTGCTACGGCGACGACCCGGAGCGCGACTTCCACCTGCTCATCGGCCAGATGGTCAACCTCACCCGCGGCGGCGAGCCGGTGAAGATGAGCAAGCGCGCGGGGACGTTCGTCGCGTTCGACGACCTCATCGAGGCCGTCGGCAACGACGCCGCGCGGTACTCGCTCGTCCGCTCCTCGATGGACAGCGACCTCACGCTCGACATCGACCTCGTCACCCGGCACGACGCCGAGAACCCCGTCTTCTACGTCCAGTACGCGCACGCGCGCATCTCCTCCGTGCTGCGCAACGCCGCCGAGCTGGGCATCGAGCGCGGGAGCACGTACGACGCCGCGCTGCTCACCCACGAACGCGAGGGCGACCTGCTGCGCGCGCTGGGCGAGTTCCCGCGGATCGTGCGCTCGGCGACCGAGCTCGACGCGCCGCACCGCGTCGCGCGCTACCTCGAAGAGCTCGCCGGGGTCTACCACCGCTTCTACGACGTCTGCCGCGTGCTGCCGGGGGAGAACGGCCCGCCGCCCGACCTGACCACCGCGCGGCTCTGGCTCTGCGAGGCCACGCGCACCGTCCTCGCCAACGGCCTGGCGCTGCTCGGCGTCACCGCCCCGGAACGGATGTAA
- a CDS encoding DUF488 domain-containing protein: protein MTGLLTVGHGTHSAEDFTALLRGAGVTHLVDVRTAPGSRRYPWFARDALADWLPEAGIAYSHERDLGGFRKPAPDSPNMGWRNTSFRGYADHLATPSFRDALARVLALPGIVTVMCSESVWWRCHRRLIADAAVVLREVPVHHLMPDGRTTPHAPTAGAVRDGDRLVYPGDPALF from the coding sequence GTGACCGGCTTGCTCACCGTCGGGCACGGCACGCACTCCGCCGAGGACTTCACGGCGCTGCTGCGCGGCGCGGGCGTGACGCACCTCGTGGACGTCCGCACCGCGCCGGGCTCGCGGCGGTACCCGTGGTTCGCGCGCGACGCGCTGGCTGACTGGCTGCCGGAGGCGGGCATCGCGTACTCCCACGAACGCGACCTCGGCGGCTTCCGCAAGCCGGCCCCCGACTCGCCGAACATGGGCTGGCGCAACACGTCGTTCCGCGGCTACGCCGACCACCTCGCGACGCCGTCGTTCCGTGACGCCTTGGCCCGCGTGCTCGCGCTGCCCGGCATCGTCACCGTCATGTGCTCGGAGTCCGTGTGGTGGCGCTGCCACCGGCGGCTCATCGCCGACGCCGCCGTCGTGCTGCGCGAGGTGCCGGTCCACCACCTCATGCCGGACGGCCGTACGACACCGCACGCGCCGACGGCCGGAGCCGTCCGCGACGGCGACCGCCTCGTCTACCCGGGCGACCCGGCGCTGTTCTGA
- a CDS encoding homoserine dehydrogenase, protein MRVALLGCGVVGSSVVRLVQEQSADLAHRVGTPVEIAGIAVRRLGLRRDVEVDAALFTTDAAALVTRDDVDIVVEVIGGIEPARTLLLSALAAGKPVVTANKALLASDGATIHDAAAAAGVDLYFEASVAGGIPLLRPLKESLAGERISRVIGIVNGTTNFILSRMDETGAGFAEALDEATALGYAEADPSADIEGFDAAAKAAILASIAFHSRVTVEDVHREGIVDVTAADIASAKAMGRVVKLLAICERAGSGVSVRVHPAMIPLHHPLASVRDAYNAVFVEGESVGQLMFYGRGAGGMPTASAVLGDVVAVARNLRSGSRGVGESSYASLPALSMDDVVTRYHVNLDVADKAGVLAAVATAFADNDVSIGTVRQEGHGDDATLVLVTHTASDAALRRTVETLRSLDVVRAVTSVMRVEGGD, encoded by the coding sequence CTGCGCGTCGCGCTGCTCGGCTGCGGCGTCGTCGGGTCGTCGGTCGTACGCCTCGTCCAGGAGCAGTCCGCCGACCTCGCGCACCGCGTGGGGACGCCGGTCGAGATCGCGGGCATCGCGGTACGGCGGCTCGGGCTCAGGCGCGACGTCGAGGTCGACGCGGCGCTGTTCACGACCGACGCGGCGGCGCTCGTCACGCGCGACGACGTGGACATCGTCGTCGAGGTCATCGGTGGCATCGAGCCCGCGCGGACGCTGCTGCTCTCCGCGCTCGCCGCGGGCAAGCCGGTCGTCACCGCCAACAAGGCGCTGCTCGCCTCCGACGGCGCGACCATCCACGACGCGGCGGCGGCGGCGGGCGTGGACCTGTACTTCGAGGCGAGCGTCGCGGGCGGCATCCCGCTGCTGCGGCCGTTGAAGGAGAGCCTTGCGGGAGAGCGCATCTCGCGGGTCATCGGCATCGTCAACGGCACCACCAACTTCATCCTCAGCCGCATGGACGAGACGGGCGCGGGCTTCGCTGAGGCGCTGGACGAGGCCACCGCGCTCGGCTACGCGGAGGCCGACCCGAGCGCGGACATCGAGGGGTTCGACGCGGCGGCGAAGGCGGCGATCCTCGCGTCGATCGCGTTCCACTCGCGGGTCACCGTGGAGGACGTACACCGCGAGGGGATTGTCGACGTCACCGCCGCCGACATCGCGAGCGCGAAGGCGATGGGGCGGGTCGTGAAGCTGCTCGCGATCTGCGAGCGTGCGGGCTCAGGCGTGTCCGTCCGCGTGCACCCGGCGATGATCCCGCTGCACCACCCGCTGGCGTCGGTGCGCGATGCGTACAACGCAGTCTTCGTCGAGGGCGAGTCGGTGGGGCAGCTGATGTTCTACGGCCGTGGCGCCGGCGGAATGCCGACGGCGAGCGCCGTCCTCGGCGACGTCGTCGCTGTGGCGCGCAACCTGCGGTCGGGCTCGCGCGGAGTGGGGGAGTCGTCGTACGCCTCGCTGCCCGCGCTGTCGATGGACGACGTCGTGACGCGCTACCACGTCAACCTCGACGTGGCCGACAAGGCCGGTGTGCTGGCGGCGGTGGCGACAGCGTTCGCCGACAACGACGTGTCGATCGGCACGGTCCGCCAGGAGGGGCACGGCGACGACGCGACGCTGGTGCTCGTGACGCACACCGCGTCGGACGCGGCGCTGCGGCGGACGGTGGAGACGCTGCGCTCGCTCGACGTCGTGCGCGCGGTCACGTCGGTCATGCGCGTGGAAGGCGGGGACTAG
- a CDS encoding CocE/NonD family hydrolase, with the protein MRTRLSLLVAAVLTLSGLAAPSSSAPAKSFDYTKVKGLSSPAYSTKRYTFDVPMKDGVKLYVEVVRPTRPGRYATILELSPYHGTAADRSGTRILPGPKGGLAGYFAPRGYAVVFADLRGTGKSEGCLDHMGKLDQSDAYQIVEWAAKQPWSNGRVGMTGHSYVGSTPQMAAAQNPPHLETIVPSAGLAWMYHHEFQYGVPYNLQWAGPLVAYEQLAIERYAGDSQGRNLTYAGCGMTQSAGVTGEAYFSGAGTDWHRDRDFRAGATKSRIPMFAVHGLFDGAARIAALDWFNARRRPGDKAWIGQWKHDPGGNRDEQWTSALHAWFDKHLQQRRVQTGPPVEVFLNDDLVYAPKGTWPPKPARTMTLRALQDGDLGTDSEELSEVSYVASPSAGAPNSAVTFTSAKMTRDTVIAGIPKLNLVTSILGERVHVNASLYDVDPYGTATAMAQATWAIQPELRNGIYKPEVVVPGEVMKMTLPGMAQAHRLPKGHRIRLVVSAYHPDKVPTFAAGAVVTIYTGLGGTSISLPVVEGRLTKDVYF; encoded by the coding sequence ATGCGTACCCGGCTCTCCCTTCTCGTCGCGGCGGTCCTCACGCTCTCGGGCCTCGCCGCGCCCTCGTCGTCCGCCCCGGCGAAGTCGTTCGACTACACGAAGGTCAAGGGCCTGTCGAGCCCGGCCTACTCGACGAAGCGCTACACGTTCGACGTCCCGATGAAGGACGGCGTGAAGCTCTACGTCGAGGTCGTCCGCCCCACCAGGCCGGGCCGCTACGCCACCATCCTCGAGCTGTCGCCGTACCACGGCACGGCCGCCGACCGGTCCGGCACGCGCATCCTGCCAGGGCCGAAGGGCGGCCTGGCCGGGTACTTCGCCCCGCGCGGCTACGCGGTCGTCTTCGCCGACCTGCGCGGCACAGGCAAGTCCGAGGGCTGCCTCGACCACATGGGCAAGCTCGACCAGTCGGACGCGTACCAGATCGTCGAGTGGGCCGCGAAGCAGCCGTGGTCCAACGGCCGCGTCGGCATGACCGGTCACAGCTACGTCGGGTCGACGCCGCAGATGGCGGCCGCGCAGAACCCGCCCCACCTCGAGACGATCGTGCCGAGCGCCGGGCTCGCGTGGATGTACCACCACGAGTTCCAGTACGGCGTGCCGTACAACCTGCAGTGGGCGGGCCCGCTCGTGGCGTACGAGCAGCTCGCCATCGAGCGCTACGCCGGCGACAGCCAGGGCCGCAACCTCACGTACGCCGGGTGCGGCATGACGCAGTCGGCCGGCGTGACCGGCGAGGCGTACTTCAGCGGCGCGGGCACCGACTGGCATCGCGACCGCGACTTCCGCGCGGGCGCGACGAAGTCGCGCATCCCGATGTTCGCGGTGCATGGCCTGTTCGACGGTGCGGCGCGGATCGCGGCGCTGGACTGGTTCAACGCGCGCCGCCGCCCCGGCGACAAGGCGTGGATCGGCCAGTGGAAGCACGACCCGGGCGGCAACCGCGACGAGCAGTGGACCTCGGCGCTGCACGCGTGGTTCGACAAGCACCTGCAGCAGCGGCGCGTGCAGACCGGGCCGCCGGTCGAGGTGTTCCTCAACGACGACCTCGTCTACGCCCCGAAGGGGACCTGGCCGCCGAAGCCGGCGCGGACGATGACGCTGCGCGCCCTGCAGGACGGCGACCTCGGCACGGACAGCGAGGAGCTCTCCGAGGTGTCGTACGTCGCGTCGCCCTCCGCGGGCGCGCCCAACAGCGCGGTGACGTTCACGTCGGCGAAGATGACGCGCGACACCGTGATCGCCGGCATCCCCAAGCTCAACCTCGTCACGTCGATCCTCGGCGAGCGCGTGCACGTCAACGCGAGCCTCTACGACGTCGACCCGTACGGCACCGCGACGGCGATGGCGCAGGCGACCTGGGCGATCCAGCCGGAGCTGCGCAACGGCATCTACAAGCCGGAGGTCGTCGTCCCCGGCGAGGTCATGAAGATGACGCTGCCCGGCATGGCGCAGGCGCACCGGCTGCCGAAGGGCCACCGCATCCGGCTCGTCGTGTCGGCGTACCACCCGGACAAGGTGCCGACGTTCGCGGCCGGCGCGGTGGTCACGATCTACACCGGCCTCGGTGGCACGTCGATCTCGCTGCCCGTCGTCGAGGGACGCCTGACGAAGGACGTCTACTTCTAG
- the thrB gene encoding homoserine kinase, translated as MAGPSFRAAPVRVRVPATSANLGPGFDAFGLALGLHDDVVARIGEGGVHVDVAGEGADDVPRDKRNLVAKAMRAAFDAMGGQPRGIEVVCANRIPHGRGLGSSAAAIVAGVLAARELVLGGLGDAEVLALCAELEGHPDNVAACLLGGLTLAYSATGAVRLPVDASIGVVAFVPGSKSSTAKARRLLPDVVPHADAARNAGRAALLVEALGRRPDLLMAATEDLLHQPYRAEAMPRAAALMSSLREAGIPAVISGAGPTVLAFGGEGFNAGRGWTAMPLPVDTEGAQVLAV; from the coding sequence ATGGCAGGACCCTCGTTCCGCGCGGCACCGGTCCGGGTGCGCGTTCCCGCGACATCGGCGAACCTAGGGCCGGGCTTCGACGCGTTCGGGCTGGCGCTCGGGCTGCACGACGACGTCGTCGCGCGGATCGGCGAGGGCGGCGTGCACGTGGACGTCGCGGGGGAGGGCGCCGACGACGTGCCGCGCGACAAGCGCAACCTCGTGGCCAAGGCGATGCGGGCGGCGTTCGACGCGATGGGCGGGCAGCCGCGCGGCATCGAGGTCGTCTGCGCCAACCGCATCCCGCACGGCCGCGGCCTCGGCTCGTCGGCGGCGGCGATCGTCGCGGGCGTGCTGGCGGCGCGCGAGCTCGTGCTGGGGGGCCTCGGCGACGCGGAGGTGCTCGCTTTGTGCGCGGAGCTCGAGGGCCACCCGGACAACGTCGCGGCCTGCCTGCTCGGCGGGCTGACGCTCGCGTACTCGGCGACGGGCGCGGTACGGCTGCCGGTGGACGCCTCGATCGGCGTGGTGGCGTTCGTGCCGGGGTCGAAGTCGTCCACGGCGAAGGCGCGTCGCCTGCTGCCGGACGTCGTTCCGCACGCGGACGCGGCGCGCAACGCCGGCCGCGCCGCGCTGCTCGTCGAGGCGCTGGGGCGGCGGCCCGACCTGCTGATGGCGGCGACCGAGGACCTGCTGCACCAGCCGTACCGCGCGGAGGCGATGCCGCGCGCGGCCGCGCTGATGTCGTCTCTGCGCGAGGCCGGGATCCCCGCGGTCATCTCGGGTGCGGGGCCGACGGTGCTGGCGTTCGGCGGGGAGGGGTTCAACGCGGGCCGCGGCTGGACCGCGATGCCGTTGCCGGTCGACACCGAAGGCGCTCAGGTGCTCGCCGTCTAG
- a CDS encoding MFS transporter, with protein MNQYIDLLRREKDFRRVFASELVSYGGDWFAVVPLLALLPRLTGSGMWGGLVLAADTAVFALLSPYAGSIVDRLDRRKIMVAADVVCAVLISLLLFVRTSGTAWIALVALSGVAGAKAFYSPAAAAALPNLVDPEDLPTATVLNGATWGTMLAVGAGLGGIMASLIGAHWCFAIDAVSFLLSGIYTWRTTRPFGEDRRHLPRAGVRADLRETVAYARTEPRVVGLLACKMGPSIGNGAIALYPVFASQVWGYGAGDVAFATGMLFAARGVGALLGPIVGRRVIARNQRYLWTVLGTWMVVFAVGYMAFAAAPWAWAGALIVAVAHLGGGGNWILSTYGLQTIVPDHVRGRVFSVDYMLSTVVIAASQVTAGVLADRVDPRWVSFGLGSLVLLYAVGWLFATRRFRVEV; from the coding sequence ATGAACCAGTACATAGACCTCCTCCGCCGCGAGAAGGACTTCCGCCGTGTCTTCGCCTCGGAGCTGGTGAGCTACGGCGGCGACTGGTTCGCGGTCGTACCGCTGCTGGCTCTGCTGCCCCGGCTGACGGGCTCCGGCATGTGGGGCGGGCTGGTGCTGGCGGCGGACACGGCTGTCTTCGCGCTGCTGTCGCCGTACGCCGGCTCGATCGTGGACCGGCTCGACCGGCGCAAGATCATGGTCGCGGCCGACGTCGTCTGCGCGGTGCTGATCTCGCTGCTGCTCTTCGTCCGTACCTCGGGCACGGCGTGGATCGCGCTCGTCGCGCTGTCGGGTGTCGCGGGGGCGAAGGCGTTCTACTCGCCGGCCGCGGCGGCGGCGCTGCCGAACCTCGTCGACCCCGAGGACCTGCCGACGGCGACGGTCCTCAACGGCGCGACGTGGGGCACGATGCTCGCCGTCGGCGCGGGGCTCGGCGGCATCATGGCGTCGTTGATCGGGGCGCACTGGTGCTTCGCGATCGACGCGGTGTCGTTCCTGCTGTCGGGGATCTACACGTGGCGTACGACGCGGCCGTTCGGCGAGGACCGGCGGCACCTGCCGCGCGCGGGGGTGCGCGCGGACCTGCGGGAGACGGTGGCGTACGCGCGGACCGAGCCCCGCGTGGTGGGGCTGCTTGCCTGCAAGATGGGGCCGTCGATCGGCAACGGCGCCATCGCGCTCTACCCCGTCTTCGCGTCGCAGGTGTGGGGGTACGGCGCGGGCGACGTGGCGTTCGCGACGGGCATGCTCTTCGCCGCGCGCGGCGTCGGCGCGCTGCTCGGGCCGATCGTCGGGCGGCGCGTCATCGCGCGGAACCAGCGCTACCTCTGGACCGTGCTCGGCACGTGGATGGTCGTGTTCGCGGTCGGGTACATGGCGTTCGCGGCGGCGCCGTGGGCGTGGGCGGGCGCGCTGATCGTGGCGGTCGCGCACCTCGGCGGCGGCGGCAACTGGATCCTCTCGACGTACGGCCTGCAGACGATCGTGCCGGACCACGTACGCGGTCGCGTCTTCTCGGTCGACTACATGCTCTCGACCGTCGTCATCGCTGCGTCCCAGGTCACCGCGGGCGTGCTGGCGGACCGGGTGGACCCGCGGTGGGTGTCGTTCGGGCTGGGGTCGCTCGTGCTTCTCTACGCTGTCGGCTGGCTGTTCGCGACGCGCCGCTTCCGGGTGGAGGTCTAG